A region of the Eriocheir sinensis breed Jianghai 21 unplaced genomic scaffold, ASM2467909v1 Scaffold697, whole genome shotgun sequence genome:
agttagacctcatcttgactatgcggttcagttctggtcaccctactatagaatggatatcaaaatgttagaatcggtgcagaggaggatgactaagatgattcaggggttgagaaacttgctatacgaggaaagactcaaacagttaaacttgcattctctagaaaggcgaagggtggagaggacatgatcgaggtttataaatggatgaagggctttaataagggagacattcataggTTTGTTGGGTAAGAGAGAAAtgggacacgaagtaacggggtTTAAAACTGATAAATTAAATTTCAAttgacataggcaaaaattggtttactaacaacagggtggtggatggaaTAGGCTTAGTTAACATGTGGTGAGAGTTGTCACACAATCAAAATAATTCAAAATAGACTAATGGAATTCGATATTAATATTAGGTGGGGGGGGTTAGATGGGTTAGAGGGCTGGAGTTTAGGTTTTGCCAGGGCTACCCTtactatgttcttatgtacttgtCGGGAGTCAGGTGATGAGACAAGCAAACAGGTTCAGAAGATGGCTCTGCCAGGTAAGGTAGTCCACAACACCTGACTTTCATAACGACATGGATGTCTCCCAGTAAAATAAATGACAAAATTTCCGGTGTACACCTGTAAGTGTGCGAGCAAGGCCCAGCCATTCCACAACAGATGCTCACTGTGTATCATGCTGACCATAACCATTCATTTAATCAACTGACTGCTACTACTGAAGATACATTGATGTCTGGTCTGATTTGCATGTCACTATGACTtacattttcatttcattcttagtaataaaaaaaacaaggttaTGTCTACATTTTCTTGGTGTATTTTGCAATAGCATAATGCTAGGAGATGTCTATCACTTAAGTAGTGGGTGCTGTGCACTACTTGCAGCCAAAATAAGGTATGCTATCCAACTCCCTGCATTTGCTTGTTTCATCACCAGACTTCTAATACTTATGTTTCAATGAAATATGTTGACTTTAAATGTCACTACATACTTAAGGGGGACAAAgattactgtatggctgtgagacatggacactgaattgtgacttggagaggcgtgttaAGCAGTTAACGAGAATCCAAAAAGTTAAAGTTTGGAATGAGACAGTtgatttatcttttattctgtattcTTGTCTTGCATTGCTCTTGCTATGAGGTGCAGCTGCTGGATTGCTAAGAAAGCTGAGTGTGTAAGTCCTTCCTGCTGGTACACAGCCTCCTGTGGTTCCTTGTGGCACCCTTGGTAAATCTCTTGAGGATTTTGGAGCCCCAGAGGTGTTGTGGGCGTGACCACCAACCCCCTGCCACTTTAATCCAACCCGGGCGGGTGAGGCCTGTACCGTAGAAGGCAATCCACCTTGGTTCTCAGCCGAAACCTGAGGTTGCCTGCAGGAAAGGCATCCGAGGCAGATAAACGTCCTGCTCCATACAACGATGAGGTCAGCACTGACCTGACCTGTCCAACCCCATAGGGGTAAGTGAGGATGTCAAGCAAAAAAAGATTGTAAGTGCATAGTATGCTGACCACAGATGGAGATGTAACACTGCTTGCATAGAGGAGTGGCCTGTAGTGACTTCCCCATGAgtgccattcagtcagccattaCTATAGTCAGGTTACTGAGTAGCGACAGTAACTTCCGCCTTTTGGGTGGAGTAGGTGGACGTGGCCTCAAAGCCATTCCGTTGGCTGTTCAGTAAAGTGCGTGATGGCAGTATGGATTCTGTTTGACTCCCTGCATCCACTCTGCTTCAAACCAAACACGTATCAAGAGGCAGAGGCCTGCCTTCCATCAACCCCCCctattataattatttattttgacagcaTCTTTCCCCTTTACTTGTTGCGTCCCTTAGAATAAGGTCAGGCTGGTCGACCACAAATTATGCACCCTTGTCAGACAACGACACGTGACAACCAGCTGAGAGTCAGCGGTCAGTGAGCTTTGGGAGGCTACACGAGTGTCAAAACCAACCAGTCACCATCCCGCCCTTACATTTTTATGCTGCTATTGTTATAAGCTTGGCAATAGCTTTCTTGATGGTGCCGgatggtcggccccaacccgttagTGGCAGAGTAAGTAGTTTGGCTACAATTTCGTCACCATTCCTCCCCCACACAAACAATGTATAGGTTAGCGCGCTCAACTCAACCAAAAGGTCCGGGTTTGATTCTCGGATGGGCAGActccattttttattcattcacccatccacccagcaGTGATTGGGCACCGGGTGtcaatcaggggttgtgtcccgcctcccgggtgtgtgggtgtgatgtaaAGTTTCACTTTCAGTCGTGCCCAGAGATCCGCCACCAGGGCTCAAGGCTCCTTCGGGGAGGGGAGTGGCTGGCAATCGCGAGTCTAGCGCGTGGtcaaaccacacacacagacaagcataTATACACAGTCGAGTGTCAGACACAATAacatatgtatataaatatatttttagtcGCTCCTATGACCTTTGCCCTTCTCCTTTGGGATTGTTGTGATGCCCCAAAAAGTACCaacatatgcgtgtgtgtgtgtgtgtgtgtgtgtgtgtgatgagaatGATGCAAATAATGATAATCGTaagataggtaaaaaaaataatggcttTCCAAAGTTCATTTTATTCCGACGCGCCACAGACCCACGAGCGGGTATTCACTGAGGTAAACTGAAGGAGGCCAAACCAAATTCCTTGTTTACAAAAATAAAGTCGCGTTCTGTACATGTACCACACCCACGCTGTTCGGGAGGCCTCTGACACCCTCGGCCCCGTTGAGCCGTTCAGTGTTCAGTCGCCTCCGTCGCTGCGTTCCTCAGACTCGTGTTTTgtccttgttgttgctgttttggcTTCAACTCTCGATCTTTCCGGTGAGATTTGGCGGCGTCCTGAGTTGGTGTTCAGGCCATGCGGCGGCGTCTGTGAGGGAGAGACCACATGAAGTGGACAGTTCTTTTATCTCGGTAATAACAGTAGTAAGGAAAGTCGCCCCAGCTGGTAATGATGAGGATTATCTGAGGGTCTGCTTACCTATAGGGGTCATGCTCTCACGGTGACAACAGTAGAAGAAGGCtgagaaggcggtggctgagtggtcagtgccACCGCGGCGTCCTGCGGAcatgggttcgagtcccgcccgctggttacaagctggcaattttcagttatcgccgagtggcctaagactacccacatactgtcatGAAGACCGCGTATCAACCCGGATTGTAGATTAACTAAAGATAATCAAGAACGAGCTCAATGGGACAGCATgaggcaagcaagatggcgccactataaaacatttgCCAGCGCCATTactggctggggccgaccaccaagccCCACTGAGAtagcctaccggagctatagtCCGAACGTAGAAAAGTGTAATGTTGGTGGCAGCGTTACCTCTGCAGAAGGGTGTGCCTCAGCCTGAGGGCCGCGGCGGCGTCCTCGGGCAGAGCGGTGTGGTCGGCGGCGGCCACCTCGTTGATCAGGTCCTGGCCACGAGAACAAGGGGAGGAGTagcggcggcagcagcagtgacaggaggaggaggagttttggaagaggaggagaaaaaatcacaataaccataataataacaataataacgatgacaataatgatgttaaagtaacaagaacaacaagctTACCACAAGCTGGCCGGCCAGGGTGGTCAAGGTGGCCATCATGGCGTCCCTGCAGGGGTCAGCGGGCTCGGCGGGGTCTGACGACCTCTTGCCCTGCGGCACCCATGACCTGGAGAAGGTGATCTGAGGGGTCACGCTGCCCACCAGCAGGCAGGAGACGACCAGGGTGACAGCCAGCCAGTTTGCCATGATGTCTGTTCTCTTGCAGGGATGGGTTCACTATGGCCTTCTCGCCCCCCGCCGCCCCTTATATAGGCAGCCTTCCCCTCCGCCCCGGAGCGCCGCACGTCATTGGCCGTGGGCGTCGGCCTTGCCCTTCCCTCAGCTCTCGGCGCCGTGACGGCCAGCGTCAGGCCGCGGGAAGGAGACTTCTGTACTTTCACGGCGTAAGGTTCCCGCCGTTCCCAAAGATCCGTCACCAGAGCTCCAAAGCTCATTTAGGGAAGGTGCTGGCTGGCGTGATTAGACCATGGTGAattgcacctgtgtgtgtgtgtgtgtgtgtgtgtgtgtgtgtgtgtgtgtgtgtgtgtgtgtgtccaagcgTCCCCAAAGATCTGTTACTAGAGCTCCAAAGCCCACTCGGGAAGGGGACTTACTGGCGAACACGAGTCCACCGCGCGATCAGACCATGTTGAATTATGCACACACAAAATGAACATTTCTAGGCGGCCACTTCCTACCGTGAAGGAGCTATTCACGATAGGAGATGGGGGCAGGGCCGAGGTGGGTGGCGATACACCGCACCTAGGCAGCTGCGTTACAGTACTAGGGTGTAGCTACCAAAGGGTGGATTAATGGAATAAGATAGATATACTGAGGAGAAGGGCATGCGTAGAAATATTCGACATTacaggtaggcggtggccgaagtgatagcgtactggacccacattcgccgcgtgatggacgacgcgggttcgaatcctcacgctaccactcggatttttcagtcaccgccgagtggcttaaaactacccacatgctgtcctgaagaccacccatcaacccggactctagaggaagccgtccaagcgaatcaagaacgagttccggggggcagcatgaggcaatgcaagatggcgccactataaacactcgcctgcgccagaacgggctgggccgaccatcaggccccacctggaagaagccttgggccgaccatcaggccccaccgggaggatgcctaccggcgcaataggcaacaacgtaaaaaaacaaGGATAGACGATTCAGGTAAAGCTTCTTGCCGGAACTTGAAATAGCTGGTTGCCAACTGTTTTATAAGgccagaagggaggaaggggaggaggtttgCACATTTTgctaaatgaagagaaaaaatttCCATCAACAGTTCAGTTCAAATTGACGTCAACTCgaaatcagtttgggtggacgtctgTGAAGGGAAGTAAAACCTAACTTAGGAGTTCTGTATGGACCACCTAACCCAATCAGGCAGGACACAGCATGTTACTACC
Encoded here:
- the LOC126993888 gene encoding uncharacterized protein LOC126993888 isoform X2, with the translated sequence MANWLAVTLVVSCLLVGSVTPQITFSRSWVPQGKRSSDPAEPADPCRDAMMATLTTLAGQLVDLINEVAAADHTALPEDAAAALRLRHTLLQRRRRMA